A genomic stretch from Bacillus sp. N1-1 includes:
- a CDS encoding DUF4181 domain-containing protein encodes MSFMLLLIISLFINIERIPVELLWYLKTHIIMFVFIIVTETARTIMEKRYAENKNDYLFTLFQLGIIVAFSLSLFLTNFLLAV; translated from the coding sequence ATTAGTTTCATGTTGCTATTGATCATTAGTTTATTTATTAATATAGAGCGCATTCCTGTAGAACTGCTCTGGTATCTTAAAACGCATATTATCATGTTTGTGTTTATCATTGTAACGGAAACGGCAAGAACGATTATGGAGAAGCGGTATGCAGAGAACAAAAATGATTACCTTTTTACTCTGTTTCAACTTGGAATCATCGTTGCTTTCTCTCTATCCTTGTTTTTAACTAACTTTTTATTGGCTGTTTGA
- a CDS encoding prolyl oligopeptidase family serine peptidase: MLAFEKPDVEQFFRTFGIQTFAVSPDEKQLVFSTNLNGTYNLWAMNLPGTFPYPLTFENQSCHELLYSQTDDYLIAIMDKDGDENGQVYAVSTRGGKVKPLRKQEGFRHDMPLLTRDGKRLYYTSNKEDQTFLKAYAYNLETETEETILHGEDAITLVMAISPEEGSFLYGKLFGNTYSLPYVKVGDEHILLTPETSPEHTFSGAVYVSETEIYLITNYGEDFSYLAKFDLTTREFQKVLQLEKEDFSDLQFNRHHQCLYLVSQKGAVDSFYEYHLNSGELGKIEIPVTVIEKVIVGGNGGVYLLGCSPTVPFNLYQKVDQKWSRLTNYSVPGVTKKEMVEPEIVTYPSYDGLEIEALFFRAKKENDNGHVILWPHGGPQVAERASFRSLFQFLIHRGYSIFAPNFRGSSGYGLAFKRMVEGDWGNGPRLDHIHGLEWLIQQGYADRDKIFLMGGSYGGYMALLLHGRHSDYFKAVVDIFGPSNLFSFVNSVPEHWKPATKQLVGDPELDYEKVKAASPHTYIDSMTKPMLVIQGAQDPRVVKEESDQIVEALREKGRDVDYLVLEDEGHGFSKKENEMTVYRKVLRFFDQFI; the protein is encoded by the coding sequence ATGCTAGCATTCGAAAAACCAGATGTTGAACAATTTTTCCGGACGTTTGGGATTCAAACATTTGCGGTTAGTCCAGATGAAAAGCAGCTCGTTTTTAGTACGAACTTGAACGGAACGTACAATTTGTGGGCGATGAATTTGCCGGGAACGTTTCCTTATCCTTTAACGTTTGAAAACCAGAGCTGTCATGAATTACTTTACAGCCAAACAGATGATTATCTCATAGCCATTATGGACAAGGATGGGGATGAGAATGGTCAGGTTTATGCGGTCTCCACACGTGGAGGGAAAGTGAAACCGCTCCGGAAACAAGAAGGGTTTCGCCACGACATGCCCCTTTTAACACGAGATGGTAAACGACTGTATTATACCTCGAATAAGGAAGATCAAACGTTTCTAAAAGCATACGCTTACAACCTTGAAACCGAAACTGAAGAAACGATTCTTCATGGAGAAGACGCGATTACTCTTGTTATGGCGATCAGTCCAGAAGAAGGCAGTTTTCTCTATGGGAAATTATTTGGCAATACCTATTCTCTGCCTTATGTAAAAGTGGGGGATGAACATATTTTGCTTACGCCGGAGACGAGTCCCGAGCATACCTTTTCAGGAGCTGTATACGTCTCAGAAACGGAAATCTATTTGATTACTAATTACGGAGAGGATTTCTCGTACCTTGCGAAGTTTGATCTTACAACGAGAGAGTTTCAAAAAGTTCTTCAGCTAGAGAAGGAAGATTTCTCGGATCTTCAGTTTAATCGGCATCATCAATGTCTTTATCTTGTGAGTCAAAAAGGCGCTGTTGATTCTTTTTATGAATATCATTTAAATTCAGGAGAACTTGGGAAAATCGAAATACCTGTCACTGTTATTGAAAAAGTAATTGTTGGTGGCAATGGTGGTGTTTATCTCCTCGGTTGCTCTCCAACAGTTCCCTTCAATCTCTATCAAAAGGTTGACCAGAAGTGGTCACGTCTCACAAACTACTCTGTTCCTGGCGTGACGAAAAAAGAAATGGTAGAGCCTGAAATAGTGACGTATCCATCTTATGACGGTCTTGAAATTGAAGCGCTGTTTTTCCGGGCGAAGAAAGAAAACGACAATGGACATGTGATTTTATGGCCGCATGGAGGTCCACAGGTTGCTGAGCGTGCATCGTTTCGCTCTTTGTTCCAGTTTCTGATTCATCGTGGCTACAGCATTTTTGCACCGAATTTTAGAGGATCATCAGGATACGGTCTCGCTTTTAAAAGGATGGTAGAAGGAGATTGGGGAAACGGACCGCGTCTTGATCACATTCATGGATTAGAGTGGCTAATCCAGCAAGGATACGCTGACCGAGATAAAATCTTTCTAATGGGTGGGAGCTATGGTGGCTATATGGCGCTCCTTCTTCACGGCAGACATTCGGATTATTTTAAAGCTGTCGTGGATATTTTTGGTCCAAGTAACCTTTTTAGCTTTGTGAACTCTGTTCCTGAGCACTGGAAACCAGCTACAAAGCAGCTAGTTGGGGATCCGGAACTTGATTATGAGAAAGTGAAAGCAGCCTCGCCACATACATACATCGATTCCATGACAAAGCCGATGCTCGTCATCCAGGGTGCGCAGGACCCTCGTGTTGTAAAAGAAGAGTCTGATCAAATTGTAGAGGCGTTACGCGAAAAAGGCCGAGATGTCGATTATCTAGTGTTAGAAGATGAAGGACACGGATTTTCGAAAAAAGAGAATGAAATGACTGTATATCGAAAAGTATTACGTTTCTTTGATCAATTTATTTGA
- a CDS encoding DUF2798 domain-containing protein — MPSNKKEGIIFGVFMCSGMVLVMSLYNMILHGAHLTFGAVVLQLVGTFIIAFLVESFVEPIARKLALSLPYDQSIEKNFIIALGFCMVPIMVLIMSIYGMILTSLMVGLEGSLITAYLKTVGLNLIVALPAQLLLVGPISRMLLAKYIKPQTQRAEEMI, encoded by the coding sequence TTGCCAAGTAATAAAAAAGAAGGAATCATTTTCGGGGTTTTCATGTGTAGTGGGATGGTTTTAGTCATGTCTTTATACAACATGATTTTACACGGAGCGCACCTTACCTTCGGAGCTGTTGTGCTCCAACTTGTTGGTACGTTCATTATTGCTTTTCTCGTTGAGTCATTCGTGGAGCCGATCGCACGTAAACTAGCCTTATCGCTCCCTTATGATCAATCTATCGAAAAGAATTTTATTATTGCTCTTGGTTTTTGTATGGTTCCAATCATGGTGTTGATTATGTCAATCTATGGAATGATACTAACCTCCCTTATGGTAGGACTTGAAGGGTCCCTTATTACGGCTTACCTCAAAACAGTTGGCTTAAACCTTATCGTTGCCCTGCCAGCTCAATTGCTACTCGTTGGACCAATCTCACGTATGCTATTAGCCAAATACATTAAACCTCAGACGCAAAGAGCAGAAGAAATGATATGA